In Chromatiaceae bacterium, the DNA window GACCTGGGGCAGAAGGTGATCCTGATCCGCGAGGAGACCAAGCCCGAGGACATCCATGGCTTCTTTGCCTCCCAGGGCATTCTGACCTCCCGCGGCGGCAAGACCTCCCATGCCGCCGTGGTGGCGCGCGGCATGGGCAAGCCCTGCGTCGCCGGTGCCGAGGGCATCAGCGTCGATGTCGCCCGCCGCGAGGCCTATGTGGGCGATACAAGCTTTCGCGAGGGTGACCTCATCACCATCGACGGCACTACCGGCAAGGTCTATCTGGGCGAGATCCCCACAGTGGAGCCGGACTTCACCAACGAGCTTAACGTCCTCCTCGACTGGGCGGATAAGGTGGCCCGGCTCAAGGTCATGGCCAACGCGGATACCCCGGACGATGCCCGTCGCTCCCTCAAGTACGGTGCCGTCGGCATTGGCCTGGCCCGCACCGAGCGCATGTTCAACGACGTGGAACGCCTGCCCATCGTCATCGAAATGATCGTGTCCGAGACCCCGGAACAGCGTCAGGCCGCCCTGGACAAGCTGCTGCCGCTGCAGCGCAAGGACTTCCGCGAGTTGTTCGAGGTGATGTCCCCCTATCCGGTGACCATCCGTCTGCTGGACCCGCCCATTCACGAGTTCCTGCCCAACGAGAACCAACTAGAGCGTGACCTGTCCGAGCTGCGCCAACTGGCCGCCACCACCCGGGGCCTGGCGGTGCTGGCCGGGACCATGGGGCTGCTGCATGCCAGCGACCATGCACGCCAGGAGGTCAACGCCATGCGCCAGATGGTCGATCCGACGATGGTGGAGGACGCTATTGCCAAGAAGGAGACCATGCTGCGCAAGGTGCGCGCCCTCTACGAGACCAACCCCATGCTGGGGCATCGTGGCGTCCGCCTGGGCATCACCTTCCCCGAGATCTATCAGATGCAGATCCGCGCCATCCTGGAGGCGGCGGCGGAGTGCTCGCGCATGGGCATCGAGGTCCATCCCCAGATCAAGGTGCCCCAGGTCTGCACGGCCCAGGAACTGCGCAAGGTCAAGTCCTGGGTGGATGGCATCCACCTCGAGGTGGCGAAGCAGTATGGCCACCCCGTCGGCTTCAAGTTCGGCACCATGATCGAGGTGGTGCGGGCCTGCATGCGCGCCGAGTCCCTGGCCGAGGAGGCCGAGTTCTTCTCCTTTGGTACCAATGACCTGACCCAGGCGACCTTCTCCTTCTCCCGGGAGGACGCGGAGAACAAGTTCCTGCCCCTTTACAACAACTCCGGTATCCTGCAGGACAACCCCTTCGAGGTGCTGGACGTGAAGGGCGTGGGCAAGTTGATGAAGCTGGCGGTGGATTGGGGCCGCGGGGTCCGGCCGGGGATGCACGTGGGTATCTGCGGCGAACATGGCGGCCATCCCGCCTCTATCGCCTTCTGCCAGGAGGCGGGCCTCGACTATGTGAGCTGCTCGGGCCCTCGGGTCCCGGTCGCGCGCCTGGCCGCCGCTCACGCGGCCTTGAACTTGAAGGCCTGATCGGGCTTACAGCCGCCGGCCAGATCCTGCTGGCCGGACATTCCGCCCAAAAAAACACGGGCCGAAGTCAGCTTCGGCCCGTGTGTCGTTAGCAGGGACCTGGTCTGCTTACGCCGATGCCCGAGGTCAGCGCCTCCCTTCCAGCACCGCGATTCTCTCCTCCAGGGGCGGGTGGCTCATGAAGAGTCGCTTGATGCCATCGCCATTACCCCCGCTGATGCCGAATGCCGCGAACTCGCCCGCGGGCAAATCACGTGGCTCGTGGACGCGTTGCAGGGCGCGCAGGGCCGACGCCATCTTATTGCGGCTGGTCAGGTCCGCCCCGCCCTTATCGGCTCGAAACTCGCGCTGGCGCGAGAACCACATCACGATCATGGTCGCCAGGATCGACAGCAACACCTGGGAGACCATGGAGACGATGAAGTAGGCAGGTCCATGTCCCTGCTCCGTCTTGAAAATGACCCGGTCCACGAAGTGGCCGATGATGGTGGACAGGAAGACCACGAAGGTATTGACCACCCCCTGCACCAGGGTCAAGGTCACCATGTCGCCATTGGCCACATGGCTGATTTCGTGGCCCACCACCGCCTCCACTTCGTCACGGTTCATCTGTTGCAGCAGGCCCGTGCTCACCGCCACCAGGGCGTCGTTACGGTTCCAGCCGGTGGCAAAAGCGTTGGGGTCCGGGGAGTCGAAGATGCCTACCTCCGGCATCTTGATACCGGCAGCCTGGGATTGGCGCTCCACGGTGGTCATCAGCCATTGCTCGAAGGGTGTGGAGGGGCTGTCGATGATCTGGACGCCCATGGAGCGCTTGGCCATGCCCTTGGACATGAGGAGGGAGATGATCGATCCGGAGAAGCCGATCAGCGCCGCCCAGACCAGCACCGCTGACAGATTCAGATCGACGCCGTTAGCCTGCAACAGACCCTCGAAACCCAGCAGCTTGAAGACCAGGCTGATAACCAGGAGTACGGCGATGTTAGTCGCGAGGAATAGAAGGATGCGTTTCATGTTGTTGTTCACTCTTGTGGCAAAGGGGCGGGCGGTTGCCGGGCCCGGTTCCGATGGGCGGCGCGCCGCCCTTGCTGGCAATTCTGCCGGAAGACCCGGGTTCCGCGCCATCTTGTCGGACCACGAATTAGGGTTCAGGTTCGGGGAAAAAAAGGCTGGACAGGTCCAGGGGGGCTCTATAAAATTGCCGCTCTCGATTGATTCGGGGCCATAGCTCAGCTGGGAGAGCGCAACACTGGCAGTGTTGAGGTCGGCGGTTCGATCCCGCCTGGCTCCACCAAATACTGGATTATTAGCCGAAAGCTAGCCCACGCAGCACTCGACTGGTCATCCAACTCTTCTAAAGTCCCCATCGTCTAGAGGCCTAGGACACCGCCCTTTCACGGCGACAACCGGGGTTCGAATCCCCGTGGGGACGCCAATTAAAATAACGATTTACGGGCCGCAAGGCCCTTTTTTTGTCCGACGTTTTAGTCCCGCCGAGCCCCCGATTGGTCCCGGGAAATAAAAAGGCCCGAGGAGGTGCCCCATGGCAGGCTCATGGGGTCTCGGGCCTTTGGGCGGGAGACCCGGCAGAGGAGCCTGGATCTTCGCCTCAATATAAATATAGCCCAGCACGGCGGCTTTGCTCCAGAACCAGTAGCCTGCGGGTTATTGCTGCCCAATACCCGGACAAAGCTCACCTAGGGAGCAGGGCTATCTGACGGAATAAACAGCATGCCCTCGGCTCGACATACAGTTCGCCCACACCCGGGTAGCATCCTCTGGCTGGTCAACCGCTGAGCGGATGGCCTGGGTGCCCACACCCACTAAGGCCCCAATCCCCGCGCCGCTGCCAGCCTGGCCGGAAAAGCTGCCGATGGCCGCGCCGGTAATGCCGCCAATCACTCCCGCCGTGACCCCATCCTGGATGGCTTTGTTAGTGGCTGTCTCGGAGTAGTCGTAGCTCTCAGCAATCCAACGGCAGTCCTGGGAATCATCTGGGTAGTTCACGCCGGATCTATCCATGATCACCCTGCCCGGCTGAACTTGGTTCATGGTGCTGGCGCACCCAAGGAGGGCAAGAGTTAAAACCGAAAAGGGGACAACCGAGACGGATCCTATGCTGCGATTCATGATGGCATACCTCGGAGGAAGACAAATTGCCTACTAGCCTACTAAACTATAAGCAGCTGCCGGTCGGGGCTATGCAAGGAGGATATCCATACATTGTGTATAGCCTTTTGGCAGGGATTGCAAGCGATGCGAACCTCTTCGGGGCAAGGACCATGGGCAGCCGGCCCCATGAAGCAAGGTATAAAGGCATGGCTTGATGAGTAGGTCCCTTATGTTAGCTGCCTTGGAGAAAACCGATGAAGCATTTTTCAATCCTTTTGACCCTGATGTTGTTACTGCCCTTAATGGGTTGCAGGGAACCCGGTACGGGCACGGCGGTAGGCACCGTCGGCGGAGCCGCGGCAGGTGCCGCCATTGGTTCCACCACCGGCAATGCGGGCAAGGGCGCCCTGATTGGCGCGGGTGTCGGGGCGCTGGGGGGCTATATGTATGACTCCTCCCAAGACAAGAATAGGGGCTATTACGATAACAGATGCCGCAAGGGCTTCTACCTCGACAACCGGGGCTATTGCCAGCCGTACCGATAACGGGCATGGCCTAGCGTCAGCTCTTCCGCCTCCGTAACCGGGAGTCGTGGCCAACAGGGTGGCCAGCCCAACCGATCCCCACAGCCTGTTCGAATATCCACCTAATCTGGCAGTTTGGCCGCGCATCAGCCACACTTCATTCAGATGTAGTCCCCACCCTGGAGGCCAGACCCATGTCCGCGATCCTTTGGCAAGAGAGTTGGACCCTTGGCATCGACCTGATTGATGTTGAACACCAGAGTCTGGTGGATGGCGTCAACCAACTTGCCGCCCGCTTCACTTTGGGCCCTGCCCAAGCCGCGGAGTCGGTGGGGATGGGGGGCGGGGACAACCCCCATGACACCTCGGCCAACCACGCGGCTCTCATCAAGGCACTCGAAGCCCTTGCCGAACAGGCTCGCGAGCATTTCAAGCACGAAGAAAACCTGATGCGCGCCATCGATTACCCGGAACTGGCCTCCCACCGCAGCGAACACGCCCTCTTGCTGGCGGAGTACATCGAAATGGTTCGCGATCTGGAGCGGCAGAACCTTATCCATCTCGACAGTGAAACGGTGCAATCCCTGCACCACTGGCTGGTGAGCCACATGGTTGGCGCGGACAAGGATTACGCCGACTATTATTTCTCAATCCTGGGACAGAAGCAGACGTCATCCGGGGGCCGTCGGTCACCCACTTTGAGGGCTGATCTTTCCGACGGCTCCTGATCATTTGCGCCGGGGGCCCCAGCCCACCCCATCGACCTGATCCATTGCGCAATGGTTTTGCTAAAGAGGCAACGGCTCGATGGAATCCCATTGCTTGTCCTTGACCATGACGAAGCGGCAACGCCCCTCGGCAAGCTCGGCCCAGAGATGGGCGATCTGGCGGTCATCCTCGGCCGATTTCCAGCGATCCGCGCCCTTGTATTCAACAGCCAGGATGGGGCCGGGTTTGCCGTGGGTACCGGGCAATTAACAGAGGAAGTCGGGGTAAGATCGCTCATCGGTCTTCTGGAGGAAGAAGCTGCAGCCCTCGCGCCGGACCAGGTTGCGGACCCAGAACTGGATGCGACCCTTTTGGGCCTGGGTGTCCAGCCAGCAGGCGCAGGCGAACTTCTCCTTGCTGTCGAAATCGCCGATGCGGCCGTAAAAGTGCTTGCGGAAATCGAAGTGGCCGAAGTGCCCATCGTAATCACGGCTGGGGGCATAAGCCTGATGGTGAAACTCGAAGACCAGGCCGGGATTATCCAGGTTACCGACGGCCACGCGGGATGATGCGGGGTCCTCGCCAAACAGAGTCTGCTGGTAGGCTTGGCCTATCGCTTGCTCGCGATATTCCCGGATACGTGCCTCAATCAGGTTACGAATCTGGAATTTCTGCAAGTT includes these proteins:
- the htpX gene encoding protease HtpX gives rise to the protein MKRILLFLATNIAVLLVISLVFKLLGFEGLLQANGVDLNLSAVLVWAALIGFSGSIISLLMSKGMAKRSMGVQIIDSPSTPFEQWLMTTVERQSQAAGIKMPEVGIFDSPDPNAFATGWNRNDALVAVSTGLLQQMNRDEVEAVVGHEISHVANGDMVTLTLVQGVVNTFVVFLSTIIGHFVDRVIFKTEQGHGPAYFIVSMVSQVLLSILATMIVMWFSRQREFRADKGGADLTSRNKMASALRALQRVHEPRDLPAGEFAAFGISGGNGDGIKRLFMSHPPLEERIAVLEGRR
- a CDS encoding hemerythrin family protein yields the protein MSAILWQESWTLGIDLIDVEHQSLVDGVNQLAARFTLGPAQAAESVGMGGGDNPHDTSANHAALIKALEALAEQAREHFKHEENLMRAIDYPELASHRSEHALLLAEYIEMVRDLERQNLIHLDSETVQSLHHWLVSHMVGADKDYADYYFSILGQKQTSSGGRRSPTLRADLSDGS
- a CDS encoding pyruvate, phosphate dikinase, with amino-acid sequence MVTQVKKQVFGFEEGNGKDKKLLGGKGANLCEMTQLGLNVPPGFVITTDACLEYLASPSRTLPAGVMDEVHAQMKAMEAKTGKGFGNPDNPLLVSVRSGSAMSMPGMMDTILNLGLNAETLRGQIQQTGDERFGYDAYRRFIQLFGKVALGVPDELFDKEFEIVKHRAKVKEDLELSASDLQEISERFVKAVEAYTGKPFPADPFDQLEIAIKAVFNSWMGRRAVDYRRQFNITPDLANGTAVNIVAMVFGNRGEDSATGVAFTRNPGTGENKLYGEYLVNAQGEDVVAGIRTPKPIDHMAAEMPRIAKELEELRAKLETHYKEVQDFEFTIERGQLFCLQTRNGKMNAQGMVRSSVEMVGEGLITQEQALLRIQPDLLEQMLFPRLDPAHHAVAVAQGLPASPGAACGIAIFDADRAEQMGRDLGQKVILIREETKPEDIHGFFASQGILTSRGGKTSHAAVVARGMGKPCVAGAEGISVDVARREAYVGDTSFREGDLITIDGTTGKVYLGEIPTVEPDFTNELNVLLDWADKVARLKVMANADTPDDARRSLKYGAVGIGLARTERMFNDVERLPIVIEMIVSETPEQRQAALDKLLPLQRKDFRELFEVMSPYPVTIRLLDPPIHEFLPNENQLERDLSELRQLAATTRGLAVLAGTMGLLHASDHARQEVNAMRQMVDPTMVEDAIAKKETMLRKVRALYETNPMLGHRGVRLGITFPEIYQMQIRAILEAAAECSRMGIEVHPQIKVPQVCTAQELRKVKSWVDGIHLEVAKQYGHPVGFKFGTMIEVVRACMRAESLAEEAEFFSFGTNDLTQATFSFSREDAENKFLPLYNNSGILQDNPFEVLDVKGVGKLMKLAVDWGRGVRPGMHVGICGEHGGHPASIAFCQEAGLDYVSCSGPRVPVARLAAAHAALNLKA